A DNA window from Zingiber officinale cultivar Zhangliang chromosome 3A, Zo_v1.1, whole genome shotgun sequence contains the following coding sequences:
- the LOC122052416 gene encoding NADH dehydrogenase [ubiquinone] iron-sulfur protein 5-B-like — MASGWGISGNKGRCYDFWNEFSECMSRCREPKECTFLREDYFECLHHAKEFKRRNRIYKEEQRQIRAAARKAKEEAEGDKDSSHH, encoded by the exons ATGGCGTCGGGATGGGGCATATCGGGGAACAAGGGCCGGTGCTATGACTTCTGGAACGAATTCAGCGAGTGCATGTCGCGCTGCCGGGAGCCAAAGGAGTGCACTTTCCTCCGGGAGGACTACTTCGAATGCCTCCACCACGCCAAAGAG TTTAAACGGAGAAACAGAATTTACAAAGAGGAGCAGCGACAGATAAGAGCTGCTGCAAGAAAGGCAAAGGAGGAAGCAGAAGGGGACAAAGATAGTAGTCACCACTAG